The following proteins come from a genomic window of Daphnia carinata strain CSIRO-1 chromosome 6, CSIRO_AGI_Dcar_HiC_V3, whole genome shotgun sequence:
- the LOC130690316 gene encoding cysteine-rich with EGF-like domain protein 2 isoform X2 produces the protein MYQHQKSIQRLWIFAFYLIFTLSYCIALDPPNHNLTRNKAHILPPCQACRSLVDSFRKGMDRTSRGKFEGGDADWEEKKLRSYANSEVRLVEIQEKLCTDVSKGEDQCHNLAEAHESTIEEWFLNHQKLHPDLHDWLCIQKLKVCCPDHHFGPECKPCPGSSPEMECNSNGKCKGSGTRKGNGKCICDKAYTGELCQQCASGFYDSYRDDKKVLCSACHRSCKDACTQSGPKGCLACNDGWFMDTELGCSDIDECLTNKTACKENSFCVNSPGSHTCINCDKACKGCTADGPDNCIECAENYELKEGVCRDSAVSEAKQNTEL, from the exons ATGTACCAACATCAAAAATCCATTCAAAG GTTATGGATTTTcgcattttatttaatttttacattgagCTATTGTATAGCTCTTGACCCTCCAAACCACAATTTAACACGCAATAAAGCACATATTTTACCACCATGTCAAGCCTGCAGGTCTTTGGTAGATTCCTTCAGAAAG GGAATGGACAGAACATCCAGGGGAAAGTTTGAAGGTGGTGATGCTGACTGGGAGGAGAAAAAGCTGAGAAGCTATGCCAATAGTGAAGTCCGACTAGTCGAAATTCAGGAGAAATTATGCACAGACGTTTCTAAGGGAGAAGATCAA TGTCATAACTTGGCTGAAGCTCATGAATCTACAATAGAGGAATGGTTTCTTAACCACCAGAAATTGCATCCAGATCTTCATGACTGGCTTTGCATACAAAAGCTTAAAGTCTGTTGTCCAGACCATCATTTTGGTCCAGAATGCAAACCCTGCCCAGGCTCATCCCCTGAAATGGAATGTAACTCAAATGGAAAATGCAAG GGCTCAGGAACCAGAAAAGGCAATGGCAAATGTATCTGTGATAAAGCATATACCGGTGAGCTTTGTCAACAGTGCGCTAGTGGATTTTACGATTCTTATAGAGATGACAAAAAGGTATTATGCTCTGCATGTCATCGCTCCTGTAAAGATGCGTGCACCCAGTCTGGGCCGAAGGGTTGCCTGGCCTGTAACGATGGATGGTTTATGGATACCGAATTAGGCTGCAGTGACATTGATGAATGCTTGACTAATAAAACAGCTTGCAAAGAAAACAGCTTTTGTGTCAACAGCCCGGGATCGCATACTTGCataa ATTGTGATAAAGCATGTAAAGGTTGTACCGCCGATGGCCCCGACAATTGTATCGAATGTGCCGAAAATTACGAGCTCAAAGAAGGCGTCTGCAGAG ACTCTGCCGTGTCAGAAGCTAAGCAAAACACTGAACTATGA
- the LOC130690316 gene encoding cysteine-rich with EGF-like domain protein 2 isoform X1, which yields MYQHQKSIQRLWIFAFYLIFTLSYCIALDPPNHNLTRNKAHILPPCQACRSLVDSFRKGMDRTSRGKFEGGDADWEEKKLRSYANSEVRLVEIQEKLCTDVSKGEDQCHNLAEAHESTIEEWFLNHQKLHPDLHDWLCIQKLKVCCPDHHFGPECKPCPGSSPEMECNSNGKCKGSGTRKGNGKCICDKAYTGELCQQCASGFYDSYRDDKKVLCSACHRSCKDACTQSGPKGCLACNDGWFMDTELGCSDIDECLTNKTACKENSFCVNSPGSHTCINCDKACKGCTADGPDNCIECAENYELKEGVCRGPKSWTQSWQGSSLRYLTYLGMCLSTCIILQSSTTLAALVGVCVAAYISLSEYSIQNEDPNTGNPLNGAQIVK from the exons ATGTACCAACATCAAAAATCCATTCAAAG GTTATGGATTTTcgcattttatttaatttttacattgagCTATTGTATAGCTCTTGACCCTCCAAACCACAATTTAACACGCAATAAAGCACATATTTTACCACCATGTCAAGCCTGCAGGTCTTTGGTAGATTCCTTCAGAAAG GGAATGGACAGAACATCCAGGGGAAAGTTTGAAGGTGGTGATGCTGACTGGGAGGAGAAAAAGCTGAGAAGCTATGCCAATAGTGAAGTCCGACTAGTCGAAATTCAGGAGAAATTATGCACAGACGTTTCTAAGGGAGAAGATCAA TGTCATAACTTGGCTGAAGCTCATGAATCTACAATAGAGGAATGGTTTCTTAACCACCAGAAATTGCATCCAGATCTTCATGACTGGCTTTGCATACAAAAGCTTAAAGTCTGTTGTCCAGACCATCATTTTGGTCCAGAATGCAAACCCTGCCCAGGCTCATCCCCTGAAATGGAATGTAACTCAAATGGAAAATGCAAG GGCTCAGGAACCAGAAAAGGCAATGGCAAATGTATCTGTGATAAAGCATATACCGGTGAGCTTTGTCAACAGTGCGCTAGTGGATTTTACGATTCTTATAGAGATGACAAAAAGGTATTATGCTCTGCATGTCATCGCTCCTGTAAAGATGCGTGCACCCAGTCTGGGCCGAAGGGTTGCCTGGCCTGTAACGATGGATGGTTTATGGATACCGAATTAGGCTGCAGTGACATTGATGAATGCTTGACTAATAAAACAGCTTGCAAAGAAAACAGCTTTTGTGTCAACAGCCCGGGATCGCATACTTGCataa ATTGTGATAAAGCATGTAAAGGTTGTACCGCCGATGGCCCCGACAATTGTATCGAATGTGCCGAAAATTACGAGCTCAAAGAAGGCGTCTGCAGAG GGCCTAAAAGTTGGACGCAGAGTTGGCAGGGATCCAGCCTTCGTTACTTAACATATTTGGGGATGTGCTTGTCGACCTGCATCATTCTCCAGAGCAGTACTACTTTGGCTGCTCTGGTCGGCGTTTGTGTCGCTGCCTATATATCTCTTTCGGAATACTCAATTCAAAACGAAGACCCAAACACTGGAAATCCTCTTAATGGCGCTCAGATCGTTAAATAG